A genome region from Microbacterium terricola includes the following:
- a CDS encoding MBL fold metallo-hydrolase, with amino-acid sequence MRLTRIGGPTVLAEFDGWRVLIDPTFDPPGRRYAFAASTSSVKTLGPAIPADELGPIDVMLVSHDHHADNLDDAGRAMLPSAGHVVTTTSGARRLALPHTHGLDIGQTVRLEADDRPALEITATPARHGPTLLKPIVGDVIGFAVRRAGESRVALWVSGDTVPHPALRTAAAEMDVDVAIVNAGGVRFGLTGPVRFTMTGAEAVSLLDVLAPRVAVAAHYDGWSHFRDGEEGVRAAVRAAPQAVRERVRWLPDGVPVDL; translated from the coding sequence ATGCGCCTGACGAGGATCGGCGGCCCGACCGTGCTCGCCGAGTTCGACGGCTGGCGCGTGCTGATCGATCCGACCTTCGACCCGCCCGGCCGCCGGTACGCGTTCGCGGCCAGCACGTCGAGCGTCAAGACCCTCGGCCCTGCGATTCCCGCGGACGAGCTCGGGCCGATCGACGTGATGCTCGTGAGCCACGACCACCATGCCGACAACCTCGACGACGCGGGCCGTGCGATGCTGCCGTCCGCCGGGCACGTCGTGACCACGACGAGCGGCGCGCGCCGTCTCGCACTGCCCCACACGCACGGCCTCGACATCGGGCAGACCGTGCGGCTGGAGGCGGATGACCGGCCGGCGCTCGAGATCACGGCGACGCCTGCCCGGCATGGCCCGACCCTCCTCAAGCCGATCGTGGGCGACGTGATCGGCTTCGCCGTACGCCGGGCCGGCGAGAGCCGGGTCGCTCTCTGGGTGTCCGGCGACACCGTGCCCCACCCCGCGCTGAGGACGGCGGCGGCCGAGATGGACGTCGATGTCGCGATCGTGAACGCCGGCGGGGTCCGATTCGGCCTCACCGGTCCGGTGCGCTTCACGATGACGGGCGCCGAGGCGGTGTCGCTCCTCGACGTGCTCGCGCCGCGCGTCGCTGTCGCCGCGCACTACGACGGCTGGTCGCACTTCCGCGATGGCGAGGAGGGCGTGCGCGCCGCCGTTCGCGCGGCGCCCCAGGCTGTGCGCGAGCGCGTCCGCTGGCTGCCCGACGGAGTGCCGGTCGACCTCTGA